Genomic window (Phragmites australis chromosome 5, lpPhrAust1.1, whole genome shotgun sequence):
AGCTCTTGGCCGCCACGCACCCGGGGTCCTTCTCGGTGCTGTCGAAAGCGACGTTGCCAGAAGCAGTTGCCTTAAAATAAGCCGGCACCAATCGTGGAGCTCAATGTGTTCCTTTCCCTTTTCTTCTCCTGGACTAAGCGTATCTGCGGGTTCTCTCCGCAGCGCAGCTGGTACCAATGGAAGCAACACACCTCGAGACATCGCTCTACCTGTTTTAACTTATTCGTCAGCCGCGCATGAGAATGGGATCGTCGCCGCCTAAGTTATTAGCCGCTCAAAATGGTTTGGGTCCCAGTTGAGATGATGCGATATGACTCCACCAGATTAGAGAGATCACCTTGTTTTGACAAAAGAGATATTATTGTTCCGACACAAAGCAGATCGAAGTGGAGTACAGTCCGTCGCTTGTGACGCCTGGATTTTGTGTGCATCATTTCCGATAGAGCACGCGCCACGGCGCCCAGGCACGCGTGTGGCGCGCTCAATCTGCGCCGCGCGTGGCTGGGTGCGCCAATGGCCGCGCACCGCGCACCGCGTCGCGCTGGCCCGACGTGGGTAGGACCGAGACCGGTCGAGTCATACACGTTGTCGTTTCGTGCCGGGACCGGAGCGCCGACTGATGGGCTGACGAGGCCTGAGGGTGCCGATCGAGAAGGCATATGCAGTGACTTCCCGTCCACGCAGCGACCAAGAAGGGAGAAGCGGATCACGCGAACGACTCCAAGCAGGCAGGCACGGCTCGCCCAGGTGCGtgagtatacatatatatataagtttaGATATTATAACTTGTACGTACTTGAAAATTGAGGCTAAATTTTTTTGTACGTACTTGAAAATTGAGGCTAAAAAAACTTGTTGCCGGAAGGGGCGCCACGGAAGGCTCCAGGGCTCGGAGCCTCGGACACGCGTCCGGCCTCGGACACGGAACCTGTCCCCCTCGCCTGCCTCCCCACCGCACCACCCACCCGTATATGACGCAGCTCGCCATCCCGGGTTCCGGCACTTGCCTTTCCGCGCCCACTCCGCATATAGCAAGCTTGCTACAGATACTAGCACGCTAGCTAGTTAGCCATCGTCGTACTACTAGATATATTTGTGGGGTTCGTCAGCGGGGATGACGAGCGGCGGCACCATggacgcggcggcgggggtGGCGCCGTTCGTGGCGAAGACGTACCATATGGTGGACGACCCGGCGACGGACGGCGTCATCGCGTGGGGCAGCGACAACAACAGCTTCGTCGTCGCCGACCCCTTCGCGTTCTCGCAGACGCTGCTGCCCGCGCACTTCAAGCACTCCAACTTCTCCAGCTTCGTCAGGCAGCTCAACACTTACGTACCTACTCGATCATCGATTGTGCTTTGCTGCCTGCCACTGTGAATTACAGCAAGCAAGTTCATATGAACGGGTTTGCTCGTGTGACACTGTGAATTACAGCAAGTAATCAATCTCAGATGTGGCTCAATTCTACCTGCAGGGTTTCCGGAAGGTTGATCCTGACAGGTGGGAGTTCGCCCACGTGTCGTTCCTGCGCGGGCAGACGCACCTCCTGCACCAGATCGTCCGCCGGATCAGCGGCGCCGGAAAGCGTAAGGACGACGGCGGCGCCGACGCCGTGAACGGCGATGATGACAGCGCGGTGGTCATGGAGGTGGTCCAGCTGAAGCGGGAGCAGAGGGCCATCGAGGACCGAGTGGCGGCGATGTGGCGCCGCGTGCAGGAGACGGAGCGCCGGCCCGAGCAGATGCTCGCGTTCCTCGTCAAGGTCGCCGGCGACCCGCAGGTGCTGCGCCGCctggtcgccggcggcggcgagggcgacgTTGGCTTCGCAGCCGGGCcggacggcggcggggaggtcAAGAGGGCTCGGCTGCTTCTCGACGGCGACGCGGCGGGGAGGCGCGCCGACGGGTTCTACGTTGGCGGTGGAGATGACGGCGTCAACTTCGCCGGGTTCTACAACGGAGTGGGCGGGTTCGGCGGTGACGTGCAGGTGGACGGCGAGGGCGGGTACCCGCCGCCGCCCTACGAGTTCCCCGTGGACAGCAGCGGCTACTGACGGCGTGCGAGCGCGCTAACTGTTTGGATGCCGTTTCGGGCGCCGGTCGATTGGTGCACGTCGTGTGTCGTGGTCAGCTGCCCTGCCGAACTGGTTGGGCGTGACAACGGTGTACGCCTGAACGGTGTGTGCATGGTAGGCATGCAGTATAGGCTGGTACGAGTCGGCTCGGTGTGTGCCTGACTGGCTGGGTGTACAGGCAATGCGTTCGAGCTGAATAAGGTTGTAAAAGTGTAAAACCTTCACGTAGCTAGGCCGGAGACTACGTTGCTCCCCATGTGAATACACACAAATTAAGGCAGCAGTGCGTGGTGTTTGCTAGCTAGCTCTTGTTACGGTTAATCAATTTCCTAACTGTTCTATGTGGTTACCGTTGTCTGTTGAAAAGGGGTGTTTCTTCAACAACAAATTTGATCCCTTCATCTTGTATAAATATACTATCCAACAATGCAAGGGATAATGGATGTATGATTCTCTCTTCTAGTACTCTCTACTTTTTATACCAAACAAGTTATCACGCACTACCGCTCTCCAATCTTTGCTAATTAACCATCCCCAACAGTAAACATGAAGTTATCACTCAATAATGCTCTCCAATCTTCGCTAATCGGCCATCCCCAACAGTAAACACGAAGTTATCACGCACTAACGCTCTCCAATCTTCGCTAATCGGCCATCCCCAACAGTAAACACGCCAATCATGGCTTCAACAATAGGAGATGTTCTCACTGCACTGATGGCGTTGGAGACGGCCATCCTTCGTCTCCTCAGTCGTTGCTAGTAATGTTAGGTAATCTAGTTATTTCCTTTGCTATTCCGGTTGCTAGTTAGTTGTCTTCTCCGATTATTTAGCGGCCAGGCTCATCTGTTGGAGCAGCGCCGAGTCTTACGCATGTGCCCAAACTGCATCGTGAGGCAATGAGTGTCGTGTGCGGTATGCGCGGTGTGTGTTGACCCCTCACCATCA
Coding sequences:
- the LOC133918689 gene encoding heat stress transcription factor C-2a-like gives rise to the protein MTSGGTMDAAAGVAPFVAKTYHMVDDPATDGVIAWGSDNNSFVVADPFAFSQTLLPAHFKHSNFSSFVRQLNTYGFRKVDPDRWEFAHVSFLRGQTHLLHQIVRRISGAGKRKDDGGADAVNGDDDSAVVMEVVQLKREQRAIEDRVAAMWRRVQETERRPEQMLAFLVKVAGDPQVLRRLVAGGGEGDVGFAAGPDGGGEVKRARLLLDGDAAGRRADGFYVGGGDDGVNFAGFYNGVGGFGGDVQVDGEGGYPPPPYEFPVDSSGY